The Vulpes vulpes isolate BD-2025 chromosome 10, VulVul3, whole genome shotgun sequence genome has a window encoding:
- the TMEM116 gene encoding transmembrane protein 116 isoform X6, translating into MATLSVIGSSSLIAYAVFQNTQKSPEIFYISSFLYTVNYIWYLYKELKIRHNQSGQSTFPLVIDYTCHIGQIAIILSSLIPLLLMIPVFCLGNISECFHNFSQSHRCILMYSPSAMAELPSANTSVCSALYFYGITIFLTSFLLSLLTIVVLLIQAQTLYKKFVKSTGFLGSEQWAVIHIVEQRVRFYPVAFFCCWGPVVILMIIKLTKPQDMKLHMALCVLQALTASSQGLLNCGVYGWTQYKFYQLKQKARRDADTQTPLLCSQKRFYSRGLDTMESTLTFATSPPPSFETVILEHPGTGITPH; encoded by the exons ATATTCtacatttcctcatttctttacaCTGTCAATTACATCTGGTATCTGTACAAAGAGCTGAAGATTAGACACAACCAGAGTGGACAGAGCACATTTCCACTG GTTATAGATTATACTTGTCACATTGGTCAAATAGCCATCATTTTGTCAAG ccTGATACCTCTGCTGTTGATGATACCTGTATTCTGTCTGGGCAATATCAGTGAATGTTTCCACAACTTCAGCCAGAGCCACAG GTGTATTCTGATGTATTCACCATCAGCCATGGCTGAACTGCCTTCTGCCAACACATCAGTCTGTAGTGCACTTTATTTTTATGGGATCACCATTTTCCTGACCAGCTTTCTCCTCAGCCTCCTCACCATTGTG GTCTTACTTATCCAAGCCCAGACTCTGTATAAGAAGTTTGTAAAATCAACTGGCTTCCTGGGGAGTGAACAGTGGGCAGTGATTCATATTGTGGAGCAGCGGGTTCGCTTCTACCCAGTGGCTTTCTTTTGCTGCTGGGGTCCAG TTGTCATTCTGATGATCATAAAGCTAACTAAGCCACAGGACATGAAGCTTCACATGGCCCTCTGTGTTCTCCAG GCTCTAACAGCATCATCCCAGGGTCTGCTCAACTGTGGAGTATATGGCTGGACCCAGTACAAGTTCTACCAACTAAAGCAAAAGGCTCGGCGTGATGCAGACACTCAAACACCATTATTATGCTCACAGAAGAGATTCTATAGCAGGGGCCTAGATACAATGGAGTCTACTCTTACTTTTGCTACTAGCCCTCCACCATCCTTTGAAACTGTAATACTGGAACATCCAGGTACTGGAATTACTCCACACTAA